The Candidatus Hydrogenedentota bacterium region GCTTCAAAGGTCGCCAGCGAACCGTTCTGGAAGCGGGCCAGGAACGCGCACGCATCGTCGATACTGACAGCTTGCTTCTTGCCGGTTTCCTGATGGACACGCTCCTTGATAAAGGTCTCCGTCATGGCAGAGACATCCTTCATGGAACCGTTGAGCCACAGTGCCGTGTCGATGCAGTGAGCCAGAAGATCGCCCGTAACACCGCTGCCGGCAGCCGCCGCATCCAGGCGCCAGAGGGCATTTCCGCCCTGCGGCAAATCCGCGGAAATGGTCCAGTCCTGCAAGAAGACTGCACGGTAATGGAAGATTCGGCCAAGCCGGCCCTGGTCGATGAGTTGTTTCGCCAAAGTCACCGCGGGAATACGGCGATAGTTGTACGAAACCATATTCGGGACGCCCGCTTTTTCGACGGTCTTGACCATTTCTTCGCCTTGCGGACCGTTCAAAGCAAGGGGTTTCTCGCAGATTACCATCTTTCCGGCTTCAGCGGCCCCGATAGCGATGTCGTGATGAAGATTGTTGGGGGCGCAAATCTCGATCAGATCGATGTCCTTGCGTTCGACCAGCTTGCGCCAATCCGTCTCGATCGATTCGTAACCCCAACGATCCGCGAACGCCTGCGTCTTGTCCGCTTCCGGAGCGCACGCCGCCTTCAGGACCGGCTGATACTCCAAATCGAA contains the following coding sequences:
- a CDS encoding Gfo/Idh/MocA family oxidoreductase, giving the protein MAKKKLNVGMIGYGFMARTHTNAHCKVNHFFDLEYQPVLKAACAPEADKTQAFADRWGYESIETDWRKLVERKDIDLIEICAPNNLHHDIAIGAAEAGKMVICEKPLALNGPQGEEMVKTVEKAGVPNMVSYNYRRIPAVTLAKQLIDQGRLGRIFHYRAVFLQDWTISADLPQGGNALWRLDAAAAGSGVTGDLLAHCIDTALWLNGSMKDVSAMTETFIKERVHQETGKKQAVSIDDACAFLARFQNGSLATFEATRYARGHKALYTFEINGEHASIQWDLHDLHRLNWFDHRDESIVRGWRSIHVTDGDMPYMDKWWVPGLQIGYEHSFVHQIADFLEGLSKGEPASPTFREALETQYVCDAVLASAKKGSWESVKSI